The following are encoded in a window of Eschrichtius robustus isolate mEscRob2 chromosome 1, mEscRob2.pri, whole genome shotgun sequence genomic DNA:
- the INSYN1 gene encoding inhibitory synaptic factor 1 isoform X2, producing MKMVIGQLEDILRELKEVAKELREVVSQIDKLTSDFDFELEPDDWTTATVSSTSSSDKAGVGGPFDLGHLDFMTADILSDSWEFCSFLDVSTPSDSVDGPESTRPGAGSDYRLMNGGMPIPNGPRVETPDSSSEEAFSAGPGKGQLPQRTPGTRERVRFSDKVLYHALCCDDEEGDGEEEVGLSPEPPHTEAHAGPLKPSPAPYKPRRSPLTGRRSGPTLAPEQTRRVTRNSSTQTVSDKSTQTVLPYMATRQKAKGKN from the coding sequence GTGGTGAGCCAGATCGATAAGCTAACCTCGGACTTCGACTTCGAACTGGAGCCAGATGACTGGACCACAGCCACCGTGAGCAGCACCTCCAGCAGCGACAAGGCGGGCGTGGGCGGCCCCTTTGACCTGGGCCACCTGGACTTTATGACAGCTGACATCCTCTCGGATAGCTGGGAGTTCTGCTCCTTCCTGGACGTCTCCACCCCCTCAGACTCCGTGGACGGCCCCGAGTCGACCCGGCCGGGGGCTGGCTCTGACTACCGGCTCATGAATGGCGGCATGCCCATCCCCAACGGGCCCCGGGTGGAGACCCCGGACTCCTCCAGCGAGGAGGCCTTCAGCGCTGGCCCTGGAAAGGGCCAGCTGCCCCAGCGGACCCCGGGCACGCGGGAGAGGGTGCGGTTCAGCGACAAAGTGCTCTACCATGCTCTGTGCTGTGACGACGAGGAGGGGGACGGCGAGGAGGAGGTGGGCCTGTCCCCGGAGCCTCCCCACACAGAGGCCCACGCGGGCCCCCTCAAGCCCTCCCCAGCTCCCTACAAGCCGAGGCGCTCTCCACTGACTGGCCGCCGCTCAGGCCCCACCTTGGCCCCCGAGCAGACCCGAAGGGTCACAAGAAACAGCAGCACCCAAACGGTGTCAGACAAGAGCACTCAGACGGTGCTGCCCTACATGGCCACCAGACAGAAAGCCAAGGGGAAAAACTAG